The Haploplasma axanthum region ACTTATTTATGAAACATCTGATGAAACAATTGTAACAGTAAACTCCGAAGGTGAAGTAAAAGGAATAAAACAAGGAAGAGCGATTATAACTATACTATCTAAATCTGATTCAAAAGTTAAAGAAAGTATTGAAGTCTTAGTAACTGAAGAAGTTGCAGTTAAACAAGGTGCAAAAGCTAATGATGAGTTAGTAATTAATGATAAAAAATATATATATGGTGAAAATCTTTTTGCTACTATTAATGATGCTGTAAATACTATTTCCAGTGGAATAATTATTGTTGATACAGGTGCATATAAAGAAAACATTACTTTTGAATCAGACTTTGAATTAATTTCAAATGGAAAAGTTACTTTAGAGGGAGAGTTCAAAGGGAATAATATTTCACTTAGATTTAAAGGATTTACTTTTGTTGGAAATACAAATATAAAACTTGATAATAAGTCAGAATTTATTTTTGAAGAAAATGAGGTTAGTGTTGATAAAGATTTTATTATAATGAACAACTCTAGTCAAATAAAGATTGTATCAAATAATATTGAAGCAAAAAACAGTACTGCAATAACTATTAATGATTTTGATGTACAAGGAGATTATTTGATAGAAGATAATGTAATTACAGATAGTCAAATTGCAATTTTAATAAAAGCGATTGATAAACTGGAAAGAAAAGCAAATATAAAATTATATAGAAATAAAATTGACAATGTTAATACAGCTTTTGATGTTGATTTAGGAAATAAGAATAAAACAGGTAATTACATTGCATATGGAAGATTTAATGAAGTAACTAACTATGATGTAGCAATTAACAATCGCACTGAAGATAAATTTGAATGGACACTAAATTATTGGGGTAATACAGCATTAGATATGTCCAAATTTATCAATGTTGATAATACAATGCTTAGAGAACCGTATAAAAATGCAATTGATATTCTTAGTAAAAAAGATTATAAACCGAATGTTCCCGTTAAAGTAATCATTGAGAACCCAATTGGAAGAATTGAATTAGGTGAAAGTTACAAGTTTGATGTAATAACAATTCCATATACTGCAAGTAAAACAACAAGATGGGTTGTATCTAAGCAAGGATTGATTGAAGCATCAGCAACAACAAATACATTCAATCCGATTCAAAGTGGTGAGTTAAATATAAAAATCTCATCAGCTGCTAATTCTAATATATTTGATACGGTTGATTTGATAGTTACAACTGATCCAGGGATACATTTAACACCATCAATTGATAAACAAGATATTCTTGTTGGTGATGATTTTACACTTACAGCTGAACCATTCCCGTATAATTATGCAAATAAACAAGTCAAATTTATATCATCAGATGAAAATATTGCTACAGTTGATGAGGGAAAAGTAAATGTTATTGGTGCTGGTGACTTTAGTATAACTGTAAAATTGCTTGATGATAAATCAGTATTTGAAATAATAGAATTTACAAGTTATGATGAGTTGGATGATAATAATATCATAGATTTTCTAGTGAAAAGGCAAATGTTATACTCAAAAATTAGATCATTTCAAGTATTTGGAACTAGTCATAATTTTACTTCAACACACTATGATAGTGTATCAAGACTTACTTACGGAGAGATAAAAAGAAACACAGATATGATCATTCCTGTTACAGCAGATCTACGACCAGGAACAAAAAAGAATTCTAATATTAAAGAAGAGTATAAGTTTAATGATGATAATGTTGTTTGGATTGTAATGCATGAAACAGGAAGCACATCAACAGCTTCTGGGGCTTATTCACATGCTAAGTATTTAATGACACAAGCGACAACAGGGGTTCAAAGAGTTGCTTCAT contains the following coding sequences:
- a CDS encoding N-acetylmuramoyl-L-alanine amidase, encoding MKKIVLSIGILVFFSILLVGCSKDKIEIKLKSDSVQIKVGEEKNVEFTTSDELGLNFESGDETVLTVNESGVFKGIKKGKTFIKITSKSNLKKTVKLDVEVYEGEIEILLVLKRMGLGIDTSKKIDLTTNDPLGLIYETSDETIVTVNSEGEVKGIKQGRAIITILSKSDSKVKESIEVLVTEEVAVKQGAKANDELVINDKKYIYGENLFATINDAVNTISSGIIIVDTGAYKENITFESDFELISNGKVTLEGEFKGNNISLRFKGFTFVGNTNIKLDNKSEFIFEENEVSVDKDFIIMNNSSQIKIVSNNIEAKNSTAITINDFDVQGDYLIEDNVITDSQIAILIKAIDKLERKANIKLYRNKIDNVNTAFDVDLGNKNKTGNYIAYGRFNEVTNYDVAINNRTEDKFEWTLNYWGNTALDMSKFINVDNTMLREPYKNAIDILSKKDYKPNVPVKVIIENPIGRIELGESYKFDVITIPYTASKTTRWVVSKQGLIEASATTNTFNPIQSGELNIKISSAANSNIFDTVDLIVTTDPGIHLTPSIDKQDILVGDDFTLTAEPFPYNYANKQVKFISSDENIATVDEGKVNVIGAGDFSITVKLLDDKSVFEIIEFTSYDELDDNNIIDFLVKRQMLYSKIRSFQVFGTSHNFTSTHYDSVSRLTYGEIKRNTDMIIPVTADLRPGTKKNSNIKEEYKFNDDNVVWIVMHETGSTSTASGAYSHAKYLMTQATTGVQRVASWHATIDSKELYQHIPFDEVAYHAGDGSVLPGMSSTYLGGGNRNGIGIEMAVNDDGNIMKTWQRAAKFAAELLVQYNLPTTQISYHQDFSGKLCPQSMIRADLQGLFEEFVENEYELLKRFPNVKSIELVSSNEEYLENTGVIVKNPNKTMTIEYDLIIKFDNDTEMIKTFKTYLPGMWK